One region of Glutamicibacter sp. B1 genomic DNA includes:
- a CDS encoding ABC transporter ATP-binding protein: MSSVTPSLVIKELAKDLGPVPALDNRMLRVLESVSLKAYPGQVTTLLGANGAGKSTTLACAQGLLRPEGGTVELLGQDPYGDNPELRSRVGVMLQDGGLPPSMRPVPLLRHVASLYQNPIDIDALIKRLDLESFGTRTIRRLSGGQKQRVALAIALAGDPEVVFLDEPSAGLDPQSRQVVFDLIAELRDAGKAIILTTHLMDDAQRLSDYVYIIDKGCTVAQGTVAELTDRAAEDQDARPISFAAQPGLSLPEPPAGLYLSETSAGEYRLDGISSPEHLHWLTSWWLKEGILPSQLNLQSRSLEDVFLEFAQKEEHA, translated from the coding sequence GTGTCTTCCGTAACCCCCAGTCTCGTCATCAAGGAACTGGCCAAAGATTTAGGGCCTGTCCCCGCCTTGGACAATCGCATGTTGCGCGTCCTTGAATCGGTATCCCTCAAGGCATACCCCGGCCAAGTCACTACCCTCCTCGGCGCGAATGGCGCAGGTAAGTCCACAACTTTGGCATGCGCCCAAGGGCTCTTACGACCAGAAGGTGGCACTGTTGAGCTACTGGGTCAAGATCCCTACGGCGATAACCCCGAACTCCGATCGCGTGTAGGTGTCATGCTTCAAGATGGTGGTTTGCCACCATCGATGCGTCCAGTACCCCTGTTGCGACATGTCGCCTCGCTCTACCAGAACCCCATCGACATCGATGCATTGATTAAACGCCTAGACCTTGAGTCCTTTGGCACTCGCACAATTCGCCGGCTTTCTGGCGGACAGAAACAACGAGTTGCTCTCGCCATCGCACTGGCTGGCGATCCAGAAGTTGTTTTCCTCGATGAGCCAAGCGCCGGGCTTGACCCACAATCGCGCCAAGTTGTCTTCGACTTAATTGCGGAATTGCGTGATGCTGGCAAGGCCATCATTCTCACCACGCACCTGATGGATGACGCGCAGCGCCTGAGCGATTACGTGTACATCATCGACAAGGGCTGCACGGTAGCTCAGGGAACAGTTGCCGAACTCACCGACCGGGCCGCCGAAGACCAAGATGCCCGCCCAATTTCTTTTGCAGCACAACCAGGCCTCAGCCTGCCAGAACCGCCCGCAGGACTTTACCTGTCCGAGACTTCGGCTGGCGAGTATCGCTTGGACGGGATCAGCTCCCCAGAGCATCTGCACTGGCTCACCAGCTGGTGGCTCAAAGAAGGCATTCTGCCTTCCCAGTTAAACCTGCAGTCCCGAAGCCTCGAAGACGTATTCCTCGAATTCGCACAGAAGGAGGAACACGCATGA
- a CDS encoding ABC transporter permease, with product MSQQVVTNNAVSPFKRILIQGKYESLQMLSNGEQLILAVVMPLIALFVLTLTNLLDDVAERSIDAAVPGVLALCVISTAFTGQGIGTGFDRRYGVLKMFSTTPLGKTGLIFGKVIAVLTVLVIQVVLITVVALFMGWHPNLWGIAPGILFLLLGAAAFTSLGLLIAGTVRPEATLAITNLAWILLAGAGGVLYPLSMAPAWIQPTLNALPSAALGDAMREALISGHFSIAGLIFLVLWSAAGSFAAIKLFKWN from the coding sequence ATGAGCCAACAAGTAGTCACCAACAATGCGGTTTCGCCATTTAAACGCATTCTCATCCAAGGTAAATACGAATCCTTGCAGATGTTGAGCAACGGTGAACAACTGATTCTTGCGGTGGTGATGCCACTGATTGCCCTATTCGTGCTCACTTTAACGAACCTTCTTGACGACGTGGCCGAACGAAGCATCGATGCTGCCGTTCCTGGCGTTTTGGCGTTGTGCGTCATTTCAACAGCGTTCACTGGACAAGGCATCGGCACCGGATTCGACCGTCGCTATGGCGTTCTCAAAATGTTCTCCACGACTCCCCTAGGAAAGACTGGACTCATTTTCGGCAAGGTCATCGCAGTACTAACCGTTCTGGTGATTCAGGTAGTTCTTATTACCGTCGTTGCGCTGTTCATGGGGTGGCACCCGAACCTCTGGGGTATTGCGCCAGGCATCCTCTTCCTGCTCCTTGGCGCTGCCGCGTTCACTTCTCTGGGACTACTCATTGCTGGAACCGTGCGACCAGAAGCCACCTTGGCCATCACTAACCTTGCTTGGATCTTGCTCGCTGGCGCCGGCGGCGTGCTGTACCCGCTAAGCATGGCTCCTGCATGGATTCAGCCAACGCTAAATGCGTTACCGTCAGCAGCTCTTGGTGACGCCATGCGTGAGGCACTAATTTCAGGCCACTTCAGTATCGCTGGTCTTATTTTCTTAGTCCTTTGGTCTGCTGCTGGCTCATTTGCGGCCATCAAGCTCTTCAAATGGAACTAA
- a CDS encoding COX15/CtaA family protein, whose translation MSSDLATKSWSEKLPTKVTGLVHGLAIASLVSQVGIIVTGGAVRLTNSGLGCSHWPNCVPGSMTPVPAMGIHGIIEFGNRTLTFVLLAIAVAFLISVWSMRRTHASLFKLGLVLLLGIPGQAVIGGITVWTGLNPWVVSLHFLLSGTLVILATILVNRTRTELKAQEHQPTTKTIRQVATAAWIFSIISVILGTIVTGTGPHAGDATTPRHMFDPLLVTRMHTAPVYLLILATIVLLVLAYKAGENARLRASLWWLVVVILIQAAIGYTQHFTGLPIALVLLHMLGASLLLVSSTDVWDRANLLPKYQRVDS comes from the coding sequence ATGTCTTCAGACCTAGCTACTAAGAGCTGGTCCGAAAAGCTACCAACGAAGGTCACCGGACTAGTACATGGCCTCGCGATCGCTTCGTTGGTCTCGCAGGTAGGCATCATCGTCACTGGCGGTGCCGTTCGACTGACCAATTCCGGTCTCGGATGCTCGCATTGGCCAAATTGCGTACCCGGCTCCATGACCCCAGTGCCTGCAATGGGTATCCACGGCATCATCGAGTTCGGCAACCGTACCTTGACGTTTGTACTCTTGGCGATCGCCGTCGCATTCCTGATTTCGGTATGGTCGATGCGACGGACCCACGCTTCGTTGTTCAAACTGGGGCTAGTTCTCCTACTTGGGATTCCGGGACAAGCAGTAATTGGCGGAATCACCGTGTGGACGGGACTGAATCCTTGGGTTGTCTCCTTGCACTTCCTGCTTTCAGGGACGCTAGTCATCTTGGCCACGATATTGGTCAATCGCACGCGCACCGAATTGAAGGCTCAAGAGCATCAGCCGACTACTAAGACTATCCGCCAGGTCGCTACCGCTGCTTGGATCTTTAGCATCATCTCGGTCATTCTAGGCACTATTGTCACTGGAACTGGACCCCACGCAGGCGACGCGACGACCCCGCGTCATATGTTTGATCCGCTACTGGTCACACGCATGCATACCGCTCCGGTATACCTGCTCATTCTCGCTACGATCGTCCTGCTTGTTTTGGCCTATAAGGCCGGCGAGAATGCCCGTTTACGCGCTTCGCTGTGGTGGTTAGTAGTCGTCATCCTCATCCAGGCTGCCATCGGCTACACACAGCATTTCACTGGCTTGCCGATTGCTCTAGTGCTCTTGCATATGTTGGGAGCAAGCCTGCTCTTGGTATCGAGTACAGACGTTTGGGATCGAGCTAATCTTCTTCCAAAATATCAACGAGTAGATAGCTAA
- a CDS encoding DUF1700 domain-containing protein, which yields MARGTKDQNVEDYLRSLDRLLRNVPVEARHGLVEDIAEHIDEGRERGRTESEIIAALGSPESVAAPYLDEVLREGNAPRMRRIRRILGIVALVTGLFAAIVSRSSDSTVVNMGFGPAEAQGLSINYGYSDVFAATQLLVFIALALMVATSAVMKPVIARKYSIAAALIMTFVVLICGTGLGMFFVPSMITAWMLAGANNLKLSHLSRTKRSRRIQIIGGVTMLLPVLLIISGVMTGAVEGAGPYIYLVVGLICGIGFLLNVRVALWATCLIGVALSVLSIIDQGMLMAAFWLAGIAYFYFGLYGLLWFEKRAMAQ from the coding sequence ATGGCCAGGGGCACTAAGGATCAAAACGTCGAGGATTATTTGCGCTCACTGGACCGCCTATTACGGAACGTTCCGGTAGAAGCGCGACATGGGCTTGTTGAAGACATCGCAGAGCATATTGACGAAGGCCGAGAGCGCGGACGTACTGAAAGCGAAATTATTGCGGCTCTGGGCTCACCTGAATCTGTGGCGGCGCCCTATCTGGATGAAGTTTTACGCGAGGGGAATGCGCCCAGAATGCGACGGATACGGCGCATACTTGGCATTGTGGCACTGGTTACTGGCCTGTTTGCTGCGATCGTTTCACGTTCTTCAGATTCAACGGTTGTCAACATGGGGTTTGGCCCCGCCGAGGCCCAGGGGCTGAGTATCAATTACGGATACTCTGATGTCTTTGCCGCTACCCAACTTCTGGTTTTCATAGCATTGGCACTCATGGTGGCAACATCAGCCGTGATGAAGCCGGTGATTGCGCGCAAATACAGTATCGCGGCGGCGCTCATCATGACCTTTGTGGTACTTATTTGCGGAACGGGACTGGGAATGTTTTTCGTCCCATCAATGATTACCGCGTGGATGTTAGCCGGTGCGAATAATCTTAAACTTAGTCACCTGAGCCGGACTAAGCGATCCCGCAGGATTCAGATTATTGGCGGCGTAACCATGCTGCTCCCCGTCCTGTTAATCATTTCAGGAGTTATGACCGGTGCCGTTGAAGGTGCAGGTCCTTACATCTACTTAGTGGTTGGGCTCATTTGTGGGATTGGCTTCCTACTAAACGTGAGAGTTGCTCTTTGGGCTACCTGCCTCATAGGTGTAGCACTGTCTGTACTGTCGATCATTGATCAGGGAATGCTGATGGCGGCATTCTGGCTTGCTGGCATTGCCTACTTTTATTTTGGCTTATATGGACTCCTCTGGTTTGAGAAGCGTGCGATGGCTCAGTAG
- a CDS encoding PadR family transcriptional regulator: MLEQREKIATNIRKGVLEYCVLGSLANDDKYGLELAEELTKRHLTAGEGSLYPLLARMKTAGLVETRWEEGGAGRKRKYYSITEHGRVMLKEFRTVWAEITTQVDELLGGQHGQGH; encoded by the coding sequence ATGCTCGAACAGCGCGAAAAGATAGCAACGAACATACGCAAGGGCGTTCTTGAATATTGTGTTTTAGGTTCGCTGGCAAATGACGACAAATATGGCCTAGAACTTGCTGAAGAGCTGACCAAACGTCATCTAACGGCGGGGGAAGGCAGCTTGTACCCGTTACTGGCCCGCATGAAAACCGCCGGGTTGGTTGAAACTCGCTGGGAAGAAGGCGGGGCAGGTAGAAAACGAAAATACTATTCAATCACTGAGCATGGACGAGTCATGCTCAAAGAGTTTCGCACCGTGTGGGCGGAAATTACGACACAGGTTGATGAATTGCTGGGAGGGCAACATGGCCAGGGGCACTAA